In one window of Streptomyces sp. NBC_01224 DNA:
- a CDS encoding Lrp/AsnC family transcriptional regulator yields MADSVVLDPVDLHILRLLQNDARTTYRELAAEVGVAPSTCLDRVTRLRRSGVILGHQLRLDPAKLGRGLEALLSVQVRPHRRELIGPFVERIRTLPESRALFHLTGPDDYLVHVAVTDTADLQRLVLDEFTSRREVARVETRLIFQQWECGPLLPPSAGSSGTGH; encoded by the coding sequence ATGGCCGATTCAGTCGTTCTGGACCCGGTGGACCTGCACATTCTGCGACTGCTGCAGAACGATGCCCGGACCACCTACCGCGAGCTGGCCGCCGAAGTCGGGGTCGCACCGTCGACCTGTCTGGACCGGGTGACCAGGCTGCGCCGCTCCGGCGTCATTCTCGGCCATCAGCTGCGTCTTGACCCGGCGAAGCTGGGCCGCGGCCTGGAGGCGCTGCTCTCCGTGCAGGTCCGTCCGCACCGCAGAGAGCTCATCGGCCCGTTCGTCGAACGCATCAGGACACTGCCCGAGTCCCGCGCGCTCTTCCATCTGACCGGGCCCGACGACTACCTGGTACATGTCGCGGTCACCGACACCGCGGATCTGCAACGCCTCGTGCTGGACGAATTCACCTCACGCCGCGAAGTGGCCAGGGTCGAGACCCGGCTGATATTCCAGCAGTGGGAGTGCGGACCTCTGCTGCCACCGTCCGCAGGATCGTCCGGGACAGGCCACTGA
- a CDS encoding rhodanese-like domain-containing protein, with translation MTSQLTATVPNPVLRVPTASPAAAAAYFGALLAFHADVSDVAAALAADGDPGFVLLDSRSTESWDQGHVPGAVHLPTALIPEQARNLLDPAVPVVTYCWGPGCNGGTRAALALAELGYQVKEMLGGFEYWVREGFEFETWEGRERRDADPLTAPVDSDDCGC, from the coding sequence ATGACATCGCAGCTCACCGCGACCGTGCCCAACCCCGTCCTGCGCGTCCCGACGGCCTCCCCGGCCGCGGCAGCCGCCTACTTCGGCGCCTTGCTCGCCTTCCACGCCGACGTCTCCGATGTCGCCGCCGCGCTCGCGGCAGACGGCGACCCCGGCTTCGTACTCCTCGATTCGCGCTCCACCGAATCCTGGGACCAGGGCCATGTCCCCGGCGCTGTCCACCTGCCGACCGCCCTCATTCCCGAGCAGGCCCGGAACCTTCTCGACCCGGCCGTCCCCGTGGTCACGTACTGCTGGGGCCCCGGCTGCAACGGCGGAACACGCGCCGCGCTGGCACTCGCGGAACTCGGCTACCAGGTCAAGGAGATGCTTGGCGGTTTCGAGTACTGGGTGCGCGAGGGTTTCGAGTTCGAGACCTGGGAGGGGCGCGAGCGGCGCGACGCCGACCCGCTCACCGCGCCGGTCGACTCCGACGACTGCGGCTGCTGA
- a CDS encoding DUF885 domain-containing protein, with the protein MSDIPSNALPRQVADAYVDAFIELDPIAGTYLGVAESSRHLPDFSPAGQEALAELARTTLAKLDAAEQLPGADSDAERRCGRLLRERLTAELAVHEADEGLRAVSNLSSPPHSIREVFTVTPTETDEDWAAVVDRLRAVPAALEGYRESLALGLERKLYGGPRATATFIGQLDEWAGDGGTGFFQDFAAAGPASLRTDLDDGARRATESVVALRDWMRDVYAPAVEGAPDTVGRERYARWSRYFNGTDLDLDEAYAYGWSEYHRLLAEMRTEAEKILPGAGPWEALAHLDVHGKHIEGVDEVQAWLQSLMDEAIEALDGTHFELAERVRKVESRIAPPGGAAAPYYTGPSEDFSRPGRTWLPTMGETRFPVYDLVSTWYHEGVPGHHLQIAQWTHVADSLSRYQASIGGVSANAEGWALYAERLMDELGFLPDAERRLGYLDAQMMRACRVIVDIGMHAEMEIPADSPFHPGERWTPELAQEFFGNHSGRPADFVESELTRYLSMPGQAIGYKLGERAWLLGRENARKAHGDAFDAKAWHMAALSQGPLGLDDLVDELSKL; encoded by the coding sequence ATGTCAGATATTCCCAGCAACGCGCTGCCCCGCCAGGTCGCCGACGCCTACGTCGACGCATTCATCGAGCTCGACCCGATCGCCGGCACCTACCTGGGTGTCGCGGAGAGCTCGCGCCACCTTCCCGACTTCTCACCCGCGGGGCAGGAAGCCCTAGCCGAACTCGCCCGTACCACCCTGGCGAAGCTCGACGCCGCCGAGCAACTGCCCGGCGCGGACAGCGATGCCGAGCGCCGCTGCGGCCGCCTTCTGCGCGAGCGTCTCACGGCGGAACTCGCCGTCCATGAGGCCGACGAGGGACTGCGCGCCGTCTCCAACCTCTCCTCCCCGCCGCACAGCATCCGTGAGGTGTTCACGGTGACACCGACCGAGACCGACGAGGACTGGGCGGCGGTCGTGGACCGGCTGCGCGCGGTTCCCGCCGCGCTGGAGGGCTACCGCGAGTCGCTCGCGCTCGGCCTGGAGCGCAAGCTGTACGGCGGCCCGCGCGCCACCGCCACCTTCATCGGCCAGCTCGACGAGTGGGCCGGTGACGGCGGGACGGGTTTCTTCCAAGACTTCGCGGCCGCCGGCCCGGCGTCCTTGCGTACTGATCTGGACGACGGCGCCCGCCGGGCCACGGAGTCGGTCGTGGCGCTGCGCGACTGGATGCGCGATGTGTACGCCCCCGCGGTCGAGGGCGCGCCGGACACGGTGGGCCGTGAGCGGTACGCGCGCTGGTCGCGCTACTTCAACGGCACCGATCTCGACCTCGACGAGGCGTACGCGTACGGCTGGTCCGAGTACCACCGGCTGCTCGCCGAGATGCGGACCGAGGCCGAGAAGATCCTGCCCGGCGCCGGCCCCTGGGAAGCGCTGGCCCATCTCGATGTGCACGGCAAGCACATCGAAGGGGTCGATGAGGTCCAGGCCTGGCTGCAGAGTCTGATGGACGAAGCGATCGAGGCCCTCGACGGTACGCACTTCGAACTCGCCGAACGGGTACGGAAGGTGGAGTCCCGCATCGCGCCGCCCGGCGGCGCTGCGGCCCCCTACTACACGGGCCCGTCCGAGGACTTCTCGCGCCCCGGCCGCACCTGGCTGCCCACCATGGGCGAGACCCGCTTCCCGGTGTACGACCTGGTCTCCACCTGGTACCACGAGGGTGTGCCGGGCCACCATCTGCAGATCGCCCAGTGGACGCATGTCGCCGACAGCCTCTCCCGCTACCAGGCGTCGATCGGCGGCGTCAGCGCCAATGCCGAGGGCTGGGCGCTGTACGCGGAGCGGCTCATGGACGAGCTGGGCTTCCTACCGGACGCCGAGCGCCGCCTCGGCTATCTGGACGCGCAGATGATGCGGGCGTGCCGGGTGATCGTGGACATCGGCATGCACGCGGAGATGGAGATTCCGGCGGACTCCCCGTTCCACCCCGGCGAGCGGTGGACCCCTGAGCTGGCCCAGGAGTTCTTCGGCAACCACAGCGGCCGTCCGGCCGACTTCGTGGAGAGCGAGCTCACGCGCTACCTCTCGATGCCGGGGCAGGCGATCGGCTACAAGCTGGGCGAACGCGCCTGGCTGCTCGGCCGGGAGAACGCCCGCAAGGCACACGGTGACGCGTTCGACGCCAAGGCCTGGCACATGGCCGCCCTGTCGCAGGGGCCGCTCGGACTCGACGATCTCGTGGATGAGCTGTCCAAGCTCTGA
- a CDS encoding trans-sulfuration enzyme family protein, whose protein sequence is MDTESSMAPSTTTRSRALATEAVHAGRDDLAALGLHAPPIDLSTTYPSYDSRGEAERIDTFAATGARLEGPPVYARLDNPTTARFETALARLEGTESAVSFASGMAALTAVLLVRASMGLRHVVAVRPLYGCSDHLLGAGLLGTEVTWTDPAGIAEAIRPDTGLVMVETPANPTLAEVDIRAIAHSCGSVPLLVDNTFATPVLQRPVEHGARFVLHSATKYLGGHGDVMGGVVACDEEFAARLRQVRFATGGVLHPMAGYLLLRGLATLPVRVRAASASAAELSRRLTADPRIARVHYPKLGGAMVSFEVYGDPHRVISAVRLITPAVSLGSVDTLIQHPASISHRIVDEGDRQASGVGDRLLRMSVGLEDVEDLWADLCQALSSQEVGRQEVPRPEPLRPEALRHEALRPEALRQEVSGRPARTAAANESESRPAVR, encoded by the coding sequence ATGGACACCGAATCCTCGATGGCGCCCTCGACGACAACCCGCTCCAGGGCGCTGGCCACCGAAGCCGTGCACGCAGGCCGCGACGATCTCGCGGCCCTGGGCCTGCACGCCCCGCCGATCGATCTGTCCACCACCTATCCCTCGTACGACTCCAGGGGCGAGGCCGAGCGGATCGACACCTTCGCCGCCACCGGAGCCAGGCTCGAAGGACCGCCCGTCTACGCACGGCTGGACAACCCGACGACGGCCCGCTTCGAGACCGCCCTCGCCCGGCTCGAAGGAACGGAGAGTGCCGTGTCGTTCGCCAGCGGAATGGCGGCGCTCACCGCCGTCCTGCTGGTCCGGGCGAGCATGGGACTGCGCCATGTGGTCGCCGTCCGACCGCTCTACGGCTGCAGCGATCACCTTCTCGGCGCCGGTCTGCTGGGCACCGAAGTGACCTGGACCGACCCTGCGGGCATTGCGGAGGCCATCCGTCCGGACACCGGCCTGGTGATGGTGGAGACGCCCGCCAACCCGACGCTCGCCGAGGTCGACATCCGTGCGATCGCGCACTCCTGCGGTTCCGTGCCGCTGCTCGTCGACAACACCTTCGCCACGCCCGTACTCCAGCGACCCGTCGAGCACGGCGCGCGGTTCGTGCTGCACAGCGCCACCAAGTACCTCGGCGGGCACGGCGATGTGATGGGCGGGGTCGTCGCCTGCGACGAGGAGTTCGCGGCCCGCCTGCGGCAGGTGCGCTTCGCCACCGGCGGGGTGCTGCACCCGATGGCCGGGTATCTGCTGCTCCGCGGCCTCGCTACGCTCCCGGTCCGGGTGCGGGCGGCCTCCGCGAGCGCCGCCGAACTGTCCCGCAGGCTGACGGCCGATCCGCGTATCGCCCGGGTCCACTACCCGAAGCTCGGCGGGGCGATGGTCTCGTTCGAGGTGTACGGGGATCCGCACCGGGTGATTTCGGCCGTACGGCTCATCACGCCCGCGGTCAGTCTCGGCAGTGTGGACACCCTGATCCAGCATCCGGCCTCCATCAGCCACCGCATTGTGGATGAGGGGGACCGGCAGGCGTCCGGTGTCGGGGACCGGCTGCTGCGGATGTCGGTCGGTCTGGAGGATGTCGAGGACCTGTGGGCCGATCTGTGCCAGGCGCTGAGCTCACAGGAGGTCGGTCGTCAGGAAGTCCCCCGGCCCGAGCCCCTCCGCCCGGAAGCCCTCCGGCATGAGGCCCTCCGTCCGGAAGCCCTCCGGCAGGAGGTCAGCGGCCGGCCTGCTCGTACGGCGGCAGCGAACGAATCGGAGTCGCGTCCAGCCGTGCGGTGA